One segment of Mycolicibacterium sp. YH-1 DNA contains the following:
- a CDS encoding Xaa-Pro peptidase family protein yields MSDEVLADGLELRTGRRARALAQMEAFDLDILVLGRQANVRYVTGAPQLWVAGTRPFAPICVMLRGTGEIHLNSSWDEGMPEEIDHDHLYGLAWNPMTLMDVLKKIDGAATARRVGTDALSPTFAQLLPIAFPKAEFVDGELAMRTARRIKTPEEIESLRNAARVAQAGLAAGVSAVAPGVTEQALTGAMLEAMAAGGVSTSATQDGAWITSREHPWRHGPRDRRVGAGDLVAFASGALADGYVGEVGRTAPVGDVPGADELYQRSAALWDRLVASCRAGAPASDLLAAYEAAGESLPPMPVAHGLGLGFDPPVVSPDLPATSAAERLDPGTVLAVTGYVWEAGVGAVYQRDAVLITQNGPEVLTTDASSHRAASVGTS; encoded by the coding sequence ATGAGCGACGAGGTTCTTGCCGACGGTCTGGAACTGCGGACCGGTCGGCGCGCACGCGCACTGGCTCAGATGGAGGCCTTCGACCTCGACATCCTGGTGCTGGGCCGCCAGGCCAACGTCCGGTACGTCACCGGGGCACCGCAGCTGTGGGTGGCGGGCACGCGCCCCTTCGCGCCCATCTGCGTCATGCTGCGCGGCACCGGCGAGATCCACCTGAACAGCAGCTGGGACGAGGGCATGCCCGAGGAGATCGACCACGATCACCTCTACGGGCTGGCCTGGAACCCGATGACGCTGATGGACGTGCTGAAAAAAATCGACGGGGCCGCCACGGCGCGCCGCGTCGGAACCGACGCGCTGTCACCCACATTCGCCCAACTTCTGCCGATCGCGTTCCCGAAGGCCGAGTTCGTCGACGGCGAACTCGCCATGCGTACCGCGCGGCGGATAAAGACGCCCGAGGAGATCGAGTCGCTTCGCAATGCGGCCCGGGTGGCGCAAGCCGGTCTTGCCGCTGGTGTTTCGGCTGTGGCGCCCGGTGTCACCGAGCAGGCCCTGACCGGCGCGATGCTGGAGGCGATGGCTGCCGGCGGGGTGAGCACGTCGGCCACCCAGGACGGTGCGTGGATCACGTCGCGCGAACACCCATGGCGCCACGGTCCACGGGATCGCCGAGTGGGCGCAGGCGACCTGGTGGCGTTTGCGTCTGGCGCACTCGCGGACGGTTACGTCGGTGAGGTGGGCCGCACGGCGCCGGTCGGCGACGTCCCCGGTGCCGATGAGTTGTATCAGCGTTCGGCAGCGTTGTGGGACAGGCTGGTTGCGTCGTGCCGTGCCGGTGCTCCGGCCAGCGACCTGCTCGCGGCCTACGAGGCCGCAGGTGAGTCGCTGCCCCCGATGCCGGTGGCGCACGGCCTGGGTCTCGGGTTCGACCCGCCCGTGGTGTCACCGGACCTACCCGCGACATCTGCAGCCGAACGCCTCGATCCCGGCACGGTGCTCGCCGTGACCGGATACGTGTGGGAAGCGGGAGTCGGCGCCGTCTACCAGCGCGACGCGGTCCTGATCACCCAGAATGGTCCCGAGGTTCTGACCACGGATGCCTCGTCCCATCGAGCTGCCTCTGTCGGCACGAGCTAG
- a CDS encoding ferredoxin, with the protein MRVTVDQDKCVSSGMCVMNSPDVFDQRDDDGVVVLLIESPSPDRADSTRDAAAACPALAIHIEE; encoded by the coding sequence GTGAGGGTCACGGTGGACCAGGACAAGTGTGTCTCGTCCGGGATGTGCGTGATGAACTCCCCGGACGTCTTCGACCAGCGTGACGACGACGGTGTCGTCGTACTCCTCATCGAGAGTCCCAGCCCCGACCGGGCCGACAGCACCCGCGATGCAGCAGCGGCATGTCCGGCCCTAGCCATCCACATCGAGGAGTGA
- a CDS encoding CaiB/BaiF CoA-transferase family protein, which translates to MTSPLGGYTVIDLSTGIAGAYCTKLLADGGADVIKVEPPEGDPLRGWSASGATIEPGCDGALFSFLSCSKQSVVIDPDEGMDTALVESLLASADAVVWSRGSRVAELDSLSPRRIHERHPHLVITSITAFGLDGPWHDRPATEFTLQAWSGGTIGIGRGSQDRAPVHVGGQVGDWLAGAYASAMTLAFRARALDDGKGELIDLSMLEVQILGLTYYPVTYCEMLGRPWRTERRPTVPGVAQAADGLVALGCGTAQQWHDLCAMSGHDDWIDEETTLTITEQANLHAEELYDWLRDQRVDDVRDLASAFRIPNSPVGNGENVTAMDHYRVRNAFTENPRDGFVQPSHPYRLSGVELRSPEPAPRLGEHTAAHRARPAPARTVPPTRTDRDRLPFSGLRVLDMTTFWAGPSCTHAMALLGAEVIHLESASRPDGTRLIAGIPASVDKWWERSPIFSALNTNKLGLTLDFQTERGRDLLRRLIPTCDVIVENFTPRVIDQLGLDFASVRELRDDIIMVRMPGFGLDGPWRDNPAFAYIIEDASGLSWLTGYPDRNPCEPYSIGDPNAGVHALNAVQLALEHRRRTGEGVLVEAAMVDAALNVAAEQVIEHSAYGVLLQRAGNRGPAAAPQNLYQVAGTDEFGRDDCWVAVAVNTDAQWVALRDAIGRPDWAMDPELDGVAGRRSRDDDIDEWLGAWCRVRSADDVVEVLWSAGVPVAKVMQPHRQTELDQLAHRGFFESLDHPINPSAPHSTLPVRLSNGPARFHRIPAPLLGQHNTELLRELGVTDEEIDALLKDGVIGTAPGHRRSGRVEPR; encoded by the coding sequence ATGACATCGCCACTGGGTGGGTACACCGTCATCGACCTGTCGACCGGCATTGCGGGCGCGTACTGCACCAAGCTGCTCGCCGACGGCGGTGCCGACGTGATCAAGGTTGAACCACCCGAGGGCGATCCGTTGCGCGGGTGGTCGGCCTCGGGTGCGACCATCGAGCCGGGTTGTGACGGCGCGCTGTTCAGCTTCCTGTCCTGTTCGAAGCAGAGTGTGGTGATCGACCCCGACGAGGGGATGGACACCGCGCTGGTCGAGTCACTGCTCGCGTCGGCCGACGCGGTGGTGTGGTCGCGTGGATCGCGGGTTGCGGAGCTGGACTCGTTGTCCCCGCGCCGGATTCACGAACGACACCCCCACCTGGTGATCACGTCGATCACGGCGTTCGGACTCGACGGCCCGTGGCATGACCGGCCCGCCACCGAGTTCACCCTGCAGGCCTGGTCCGGTGGAACGATCGGCATAGGCCGGGGCTCCCAGGACAGGGCACCCGTGCACGTGGGTGGGCAGGTGGGGGACTGGCTGGCCGGGGCCTACGCTTCCGCGATGACACTGGCGTTTCGCGCCAGGGCACTCGATGACGGCAAGGGCGAGCTTATCGACCTGTCGATGCTCGAGGTCCAGATCCTCGGCCTCACCTACTATCCGGTGACCTACTGCGAGATGCTCGGGCGCCCCTGGCGCACCGAACGCAGGCCCACCGTGCCCGGGGTGGCTCAGGCCGCCGACGGTCTCGTCGCACTGGGGTGCGGCACCGCCCAGCAGTGGCACGACCTGTGCGCCATGTCGGGTCACGACGACTGGATCGATGAGGAGACCACGCTCACCATCACCGAGCAGGCCAACCTGCACGCCGAGGAGCTCTACGACTGGTTGCGTGATCAGCGCGTCGACGATGTGCGAGATCTCGCCTCGGCGTTCCGGATTCCCAACAGCCCGGTGGGCAACGGTGAGAACGTCACGGCGATGGACCATTACCGCGTGCGCAACGCGTTCACCGAGAATCCTCGCGACGGCTTCGTCCAACCCAGCCACCCCTACCGGCTCAGCGGTGTCGAGCTGCGGAGCCCGGAGCCAGCTCCGCGCCTTGGCGAGCACACCGCGGCACACCGCGCGCGCCCGGCGCCAGCGCGGACCGTACCGCCGACCCGTACCGACCGGGACCGGTTGCCGTTCAGTGGTCTTCGCGTTCTCGATATGACGACGTTCTGGGCAGGACCGTCGTGCACGCACGCTATGGCGTTGCTCGGCGCCGAGGTCATCCACCTGGAGTCGGCGTCGCGGCCGGACGGCACCCGGCTGATCGCCGGCATCCCCGCGAGCGTGGACAAGTGGTGGGAGCGCTCGCCGATCTTCTCCGCGCTCAACACCAACAAGTTGGGACTCACACTCGACTTCCAGACCGAGCGAGGCCGGGATCTGCTGCGTCGCCTGATACCGACCTGCGACGTCATCGTCGAGAACTTCACTCCCCGGGTGATCGACCAACTCGGGCTGGACTTCGCCTCGGTACGCGAGCTGCGTGACGACATCATCATGGTCCGCATGCCGGGGTTCGGCCTTGACGGTCCCTGGCGGGACAACCCGGCGTTCGCCTACATCATTGAGGACGCGTCCGGGCTGAGTTGGCTGACGGGCTATCCCGATCGCAATCCCTGCGAGCCCTACTCGATCGGTGATCCGAACGCGGGTGTCCACGCGCTCAATGCCGTACAGCTCGCGCTCGAGCACCGCCGTCGCACGGGCGAGGGCGTCCTGGTCGAGGCCGCCATGGTGGACGCCGCGCTGAACGTGGCCGCAGAACAGGTCATCGAACACTCCGCCTACGGGGTCCTGCTGCAACGCGCGGGCAACCGCGGACCCGCGGCCGCGCCGCAGAACCTCTACCAGGTCGCGGGCACCGACGAGTTCGGCCGCGACGACTGCTGGGTCGCGGTGGCGGTGAACACCGATGCGCAGTGGGTGGCGCTGCGCGACGCGATCGGTCGTCCCGACTGGGCGATGGATCCCGAACTGGACGGCGTGGCTGGGCGCAGGTCGCGCGACGACGATATCGACGAGTGGCTCGGCGCGTGGTGTCGGGTGCGCAGCGCGGACGACGTGGTCGAAGTGCTGTGGAGCGCAGGGGTGCCGGTGGCCAAGGTCATGCAGCCGCACCGCCAGACCGAGCTGGATCAGTTGGCGCATCGGGGCTTCTTCGAGAGCCTGGACCATCCGATCAACCCGTCGGCCCCACACAGCACGCTGCCCGTGCGCCTGTCGAACGGGCCCGCGAGGTTTCACCGGATTCCCGCACCATTACTGGGCCAGCACAACACCGAGTTGCTGCGTGAACTCGGCGTGACCGACGAGGAGATCGACGCGCTGCTCAAGGACGGGGTCATAGGCACCGCACCCGGCCATCGGCGGTCTGGGCGCGTTGAGCCGCGCTGA
- a CDS encoding amidohydrolase family protein: MTTPTSSWPTPAPTSSRPTPAPTSPPASLYPPEGWGAPKYRHGHSTGGVVGLPADTEIFSADNHISVADDIFFDRFPEELKGAAPRIWYEDGAYMVGMKGKAWTGGDFGRVLMQYDDLAGAASNNIEARVRELKEDGIDRELAFPNAVLALFHYPDKALRERVFRIYNEHIAELQERSGGHFYGVGLINWWDPKGTRSTLEELKGLGLKTFLLPLNPGKDDDGNIYDYGSTDMDAVWDEIEAAGLPVSHHIGETPPKTPCQNNSVVVGMMVNVDSFREQFAKYVFSGILDRHPSLNVGWFEGGIAWVPTALQDAEHMLASYRHMFNHQLSHDVRHYWDNHMSASFMVDPLGLRLIDQIGVDNVMWSSDYPHNESTFGYSEKSLAAVVEAVGPDNAVKIVSGNIKRFLGI; encoded by the coding sequence ATGACTACCCCGACCTCATCATGGCCGACCCCAGCCCCAACCTCATCACGGCCGACCCCAGCCCCCACCTCACCGCCGGCATCCCTCTATCCCCCCGAGGGCTGGGGTGCGCCCAAGTACCGCCACGGTCACTCAACCGGCGGAGTCGTCGGCCTGCCCGCCGACACCGAGATCTTCTCCGCCGACAACCACATCTCGGTGGCCGACGACATCTTCTTCGACCGGTTCCCCGAGGAGCTGAAGGGTGCGGCGCCGCGCATCTGGTACGAGGACGGCGCCTACATGGTGGGCATGAAGGGCAAGGCCTGGACCGGCGGTGACTTCGGCCGGGTGCTCATGCAGTACGACGATCTCGCCGGTGCCGCATCCAACAACATCGAGGCGCGCGTCCGGGAACTCAAAGAGGACGGCATCGACAGGGAGCTGGCCTTCCCCAACGCCGTGCTCGCCCTCTTCCACTACCCGGACAAGGCGTTGCGCGAGCGCGTGTTCCGGATCTACAACGAGCACATCGCAGAACTGCAGGAGCGCTCGGGAGGCCACTTCTACGGCGTCGGTCTAATCAACTGGTGGGACCCGAAGGGCACCCGCAGCACGCTTGAGGAGTTGAAGGGGTTGGGACTCAAGACGTTCCTGCTGCCACTGAACCCCGGCAAGGATGACGACGGCAACATCTACGACTACGGCAGCACCGATATGGACGCGGTCTGGGACGAGATCGAGGCGGCCGGGCTGCCGGTCAGCCACCACATCGGCGAGACACCGCCGAAGACGCCGTGCCAGAACAACAGTGTCGTGGTCGGCATGATGGTGAACGTCGACTCGTTCCGAGAGCAGTTCGCCAAGTACGTCTTCTCCGGCATCCTGGACCGGCACCCGTCGTTGAACGTCGGCTGGTTCGAGGGCGGTATCGCCTGGGTTCCCACGGCCTTACAGGACGCCGAGCACATGCTCGCCTCCTATCGGCACATGTTCAACCATCAGCTCTCCCACGACGTCCGCCACTACTGGGACAACCACATGAGCGCCTCGTTCATGGTGGATCCGCTGGGGCTGCGCCTGATCGATCAGATCGGTGTCGACAACGTGATGTGGTCCAGCGACTACCCGCACAACGAGAGCACCTTCGGGTACTCGGAGAAGTCCCTGGCCGCCGTGGTCGAGGCGGTCGGTCCGGACAATGCCGTGAAGATAGTCAGCGGCAACATCAAGCGATTCCTCGGGATCTGA
- a CDS encoding 1-acyl-sn-glycerol-3-phosphate acyltransferase: MSEPAFVGYSPSITRFVAERIGPLLRRWYRAETHGLDAFPSTGGALVVSNHSGGMLTPDVMLFGSAYYDRFGYEDRPLITLAHYGVVMGPLSDLMPKVGVIEASRENAAAALDSGAVVLVFPGGDYDSYRPTMSDTVIDFNGRTGYVSTAIAARVPIVPSVSIGGQESQLFLTRGYGMAKLLRLTRARVEILPITFGFPFGFSVLGPPNVPLPTKIVTQVLEPIDVIARFGSDPDVDDVDVYVRSVMQGALNELARKRRFPIIG, encoded by the coding sequence ATGAGCGAGCCCGCGTTTGTCGGGTACAGCCCCTCGATCACCAGGTTCGTGGCCGAGAGGATCGGACCGCTGCTGCGCCGGTGGTATCGCGCCGAGACACATGGCCTCGACGCGTTTCCCTCCACGGGCGGCGCGTTGGTCGTGTCGAACCACTCCGGTGGGATGCTCACGCCCGATGTGATGTTGTTCGGATCCGCGTACTACGACCGCTTCGGATACGAGGATCGGCCGCTGATCACGCTGGCCCACTACGGCGTCGTGATGGGGCCGCTCAGCGATCTCATGCCCAAGGTCGGCGTCATCGAGGCCAGCCGCGAGAACGCAGCGGCGGCACTCGATTCCGGTGCCGTCGTGTTGGTCTTTCCCGGCGGCGACTACGACTCCTACCGACCGACGATGTCGGACACGGTGATCGATTTCAACGGACGCACGGGTTACGTGAGCACCGCCATCGCGGCGCGAGTTCCGATCGTGCCGTCGGTGTCCATCGGCGGTCAGGAGAGTCAGCTGTTCCTCACCCGCGGGTACGGGATGGCCAAACTTCTCCGCCTGACGAGGGCACGGGTGGAGATCCTGCCGATCACGTTCGGCTTCCCGTTCGGATTCAGCGTTCTGGGGCCACCCAACGTGCCCCTGCCGACCAAGATCGTCACGCAGGTCCTGGAACCCATCGACGTCATCGCACGCTTCGGGTCCGATCCCGACGTCGACGACGTCGACGTGTATGTCCGGTCGGTAATGCAGGGCGCCCTCAACGAACTGGCCCGCAAGCGCCGGTTTCCGATCATCGGCTGA
- a CDS encoding TetR family transcriptional regulator codes for MTAARPLRTERASSTRDAILAAAERLYAEHGVYAISNRQVSEAAGQGNNAAVGYHFGTKTDLVRAIEERHRAPIEAHRERMVEQTDETTDMRGWVSCLVRPLTDHLADLGNPTWYARFAAQAMTDPAYHGFVVKDALSSPSLVQVVDGISRCLPDLPLDVRFERNIMARNLLMHSCADRERALAKGATVARSSWREAGSGLIDAIVGMWLAPVSPEGHSS; via the coding sequence GTGACCGCAGCCCGGCCATTACGCACCGAACGTGCCAGCAGCACGCGTGACGCGATTCTCGCCGCCGCCGAACGGCTCTACGCCGAGCACGGCGTCTACGCCATATCCAACCGCCAGGTGAGTGAGGCTGCGGGGCAAGGGAACAACGCCGCCGTCGGCTATCACTTCGGCACCAAGACCGACCTGGTCCGGGCCATCGAGGAGCGTCACCGCGCGCCCATCGAGGCACACCGGGAGCGGATGGTCGAGCAGACCGACGAGACCACCGACATGCGCGGCTGGGTGTCATGCCTGGTCCGCCCGCTGACCGACCACCTCGCCGATCTCGGCAACCCGACCTGGTACGCACGATTCGCCGCGCAGGCAATGACCGATCCGGCCTACCACGGCTTTGTCGTCAAGGACGCGCTGAGTTCACCGTCGCTGGTCCAGGTCGTCGACGGCATCAGCCGATGCCTTCCCGACCTGCCGCTGGACGTCCGGTTCGAGCGCAACATCATGGCCCGAAACCTGTTGATGCACAGCTGTGCCGATCGCGAGCGCGCGCTGGCCAAGGGCGCCACCGTCGCACGGTCCAGCTGGCGGGAGGCCGGATCCGGGCTCATCGACGCCATCGTCGGTATGTGGCTCGCACCGGTCTCGCCGGAGGGCCATTCGTCGTGA
- a CDS encoding enoyl-CoA hydratase/isomerase family protein, with protein MPGKKQMPDKNKTKKRPSAEEIILYAKDPKTKIATITFNRPEFLNAPTSDARLRYADLIRACSVDNDVKVVVIRGVGDNLGSGADLPEFMEGNDDPELRLRELKVEGMGVEYPPKGSFRNGATISGWYANVQAGNRPLQELKKISIVEAKGYCYGWHFYQCADADLVISSDDALFGHPSFRYYGWGPRMWTWVQMMGLRKFQEMVFTGRPFTAEDMEKCNFLNKVVTRDALEAETQKYAEACARNRPVDTVYMQKLFFEVYKQHQGEYMGSLLSAFFESMGSGVTNDSDGDLDMHEAIGTGLAAAVNDNDDKFPPDFRLSKKNRKKPK; from the coding sequence ATGCCGGGAAAGAAGCAGATGCCTGACAAGAACAAGACCAAGAAGCGACCGTCGGCCGAGGAGATCATCCTCTACGCCAAGGACCCCAAGACCAAGATCGCGACGATCACGTTCAATCGTCCCGAGTTCCTCAACGCGCCGACATCGGATGCGCGGCTGCGCTACGCGGACCTGATTCGTGCGTGCAGCGTCGACAACGACGTCAAGGTCGTGGTGATTCGCGGGGTCGGAGACAACCTCGGTAGCGGAGCGGATCTGCCGGAGTTCATGGAGGGCAATGACGATCCAGAACTTCGACTGCGGGAACTCAAGGTCGAGGGGATGGGCGTCGAGTATCCGCCCAAGGGGTCATTCCGCAACGGGGCGACCATCAGCGGTTGGTACGCCAACGTGCAGGCGGGCAACCGGCCGCTGCAGGAGCTGAAGAAGATCAGCATCGTCGAGGCCAAGGGATACTGCTATGGCTGGCACTTCTACCAGTGCGCCGACGCCGATCTGGTGATCTCGTCGGACGACGCGCTCTTCGGGCACCCGTCGTTCCGCTATTACGGCTGGGGTCCGCGGATGTGGACCTGGGTGCAGATGATGGGACTGCGCAAGTTCCAGGAGATGGTGTTCACCGGGCGGCCATTCACCGCCGAGGACATGGAGAAGTGCAACTTCCTCAATAAGGTCGTGACGCGCGACGCACTGGAGGCTGAGACGCAGAAGTACGCCGAGGCGTGCGCGCGTAATCGGCCCGTCGACACCGTCTACATGCAGAAGCTCTTCTTCGAGGTCTACAAGCAGCATCAGGGTGAGTACATGGGCAGCCTGCTGTCGGCGTTCTTCGAGTCGATGGGCAGCGGGGTGACCAACGACAGCGACGGAGATCTCGACATGCACGAGGCCATCGGCACTGGTCTGGCCGCTGCGGTGAACGACAACGACGACAAGTTCCCTCCCGACTTCCGGCTGTCCAAGAAGAACCGCAAGAAGCCGAAATAG
- a CDS encoding cytochrome P450: MTETLATDEVSADIPEYPMEREARCPFAPPRQMLEMGEVKPLSRVRIWNGSTPWLITGYEVARELFADARVSVDDRIEGFPHWNEHMLSTVNKRPRSVFTADAEEHTRFRRMLSKPFTFKRVEGLRPAIQKITDECIDEILAGPQPADIIAKLALPVPTVVISEMLGVPYEDHEFFQEHANAGLARYAAADAMQKGAMSLHQYLINLVEEKQANPSEDAVSDLAERVTAGEISVKEAAQLGTGLLIAGHETTANMIGIGVLALLENPEQAALLRDSDDPKFIANAAEELMRYLSIIQNGQRRVAIEDIEIAGETIRAGEGIIIDLAPANWDAAAYPRPDQLDFTRSAGQQLGFGYGRHQCVGQQLARAELQIVFHTLLRRIPTLRLAIPFDEIPFKHDRLAYGVYELPVTW; the protein is encoded by the coding sequence ATGACAGAAACGCTCGCGACAGACGAGGTCTCCGCCGACATCCCCGAGTACCCGATGGAGCGTGAGGCGCGCTGCCCGTTCGCGCCGCCCCGTCAGATGCTGGAGATGGGCGAGGTCAAACCGCTGTCGCGGGTGCGGATCTGGAACGGCAGCACACCGTGGCTCATCACCGGGTACGAGGTGGCACGGGAGCTGTTCGCCGACGCCCGCGTGAGCGTCGACGACCGCATCGAGGGATTCCCGCACTGGAACGAGCACATGCTCTCCACCGTCAACAAGCGACCGCGCTCGGTGTTCACCGCCGACGCCGAGGAGCACACCCGGTTCCGGCGGATGCTGTCCAAGCCGTTCACGTTCAAGCGTGTCGAGGGCCTGCGTCCGGCGATCCAGAAGATCACCGACGAGTGCATCGACGAGATCCTGGCCGGGCCGCAGCCCGCCGACATCATCGCGAAGCTCGCGCTGCCGGTCCCCACCGTGGTGATCAGCGAGATGCTGGGCGTCCCCTACGAGGACCACGAGTTCTTCCAGGAGCACGCCAACGCCGGCCTGGCCCGCTACGCAGCCGCGGACGCCATGCAGAAGGGCGCGATGAGCCTGCACCAGTATCTGATCAACCTCGTCGAGGAGAAGCAGGCCAACCCGTCCGAGGACGCGGTGTCCGACCTTGCCGAACGCGTGACAGCGGGCGAGATCAGCGTGAAGGAGGCCGCCCAGTTGGGCACCGGCCTGCTGATCGCCGGCCACGAGACCACCGCCAACATGATCGGCATCGGTGTGCTCGCACTGCTGGAGAACCCCGAACAGGCTGCCCTGCTTCGTGATTCCGATGATCCGAAGTTCATCGCGAATGCCGCCGAGGAACTGATGCGGTATCTGTCGATCATCCAGAACGGTCAGCGGCGTGTGGCCATCGAGGATATCGAGATCGCAGGGGAGACCATCCGCGCAGGCGAGGGCATCATCATCGATCTCGCGCCGGCGAACTGGGATGCCGCCGCCTACCCGCGGCCCGACCAGCTTGACTTCACGCGCAGTGCCGGGCAGCAACTCGGCTTCGGCTACGGACGTCACCAGTGCGTCGGTCAGCAGCTGGCGCGCGCCGAGCTGCAGATCGTGTTCCACACGCTTCTTCGCCGCATCCCCACGCTGCGTCTGGCGATCCCGTTCGACGAGATCCCCTTCAAGCACGATCGCCTCGCATACGGCGTCTACGAACTTCCGGTGACCTGGTAG
- a CDS encoding Xaa-Pro peptidase family protein produces the protein MTTFLQPNAALLDIPDLPDRGRMYREIGERLRTVMREKGVDALVLLGNGNVVYATGASWPLLDAGLSHVERPVAIVLADDPHPHLYMPFREGSAWESELPADHVHGPLYLEFDEGVERFAKVLAELVPPGASIAVDELTGAMRHASSRLFPAGPPSDAALVVGPAKLTKTPDQISCIRKACRITEEAVIDVHRALAPGVRQIDLSAQFVRRAFELGATANMLEAIWQVMPTTRGSGNVWTTTGDLALPLLTTEKELVKGDVLWTDVSITYEGYCSDFGRTWIVGEEPTARQQEQYLKWREILGAVLAVTKAGATSGDLARAAIAANGGRKPWLPHFYLGHSIGTNAAEMPMIGTDLGQEFDDNFVFPAGMVLVLEPVVWEDGTGGYRSEEIVVITEDGFTPITDYPYAPYGDELIGLSR, from the coding sequence ATGACGACATTTCTGCAGCCGAACGCTGCCCTGCTCGACATCCCCGATCTGCCCGACCGCGGCCGCATGTATCGCGAGATCGGCGAGCGCCTACGCACGGTGATGAGGGAGAAGGGCGTCGACGCGCTCGTCCTGCTGGGCAACGGCAACGTCGTGTACGCGACCGGTGCGAGCTGGCCGCTGCTCGACGCTGGCCTGTCCCACGTCGAGCGCCCGGTCGCGATCGTGCTGGCCGACGATCCGCACCCGCACCTCTACATGCCGTTCCGTGAGGGTTCCGCATGGGAGTCCGAGCTTCCCGCCGATCACGTCCACGGTCCGCTCTACCTCGAGTTCGACGAGGGCGTCGAACGTTTCGCCAAGGTGCTGGCCGAGCTGGTCCCGCCCGGAGCGAGCATCGCGGTCGACGAACTCACCGGTGCGATGCGGCACGCGTCGAGCCGACTCTTCCCCGCGGGGCCGCCATCGGACGCGGCCCTGGTGGTGGGTCCCGCGAAGCTGACGAAGACACCCGATCAGATCTCCTGCATCCGCAAGGCCTGCCGGATCACCGAGGAGGCCGTCATCGATGTACACAGGGCGCTGGCTCCCGGTGTCCGTCAGATCGACCTCTCGGCCCAGTTCGTCCGGCGCGCATTCGAACTCGGCGCCACCGCGAACATGCTCGAGGCCATCTGGCAGGTGATGCCCACCACCAGAGGCAGCGGCAACGTGTGGACCACCACCGGCGATCTTGCCCTTCCTCTGCTGACCACCGAGAAGGAACTGGTCAAGGGGGACGTGCTGTGGACCGATGTCAGCATCACCTACGAGGGATACTGCTCGGACTTCGGCCGCACCTGGATCGTGGGTGAGGAGCCGACGGCCCGCCAGCAGGAGCAGTACCTCAAGTGGCGCGAGATCCTCGGCGCCGTACTGGCGGTGACCAAGGCGGGCGCGACATCGGGTGATCTGGCGCGAGCGGCGATCGCGGCCAACGGCGGTCGCAAACCGTGGCTGCCGCACTTCTACCTCGGACACAGCATCGGCACCAATGCTGCCGAAATGCCAATGATCGGAACCGATCTAGGGCAGGAGTTCGACGACAACTTCGTCTTCCCGGCCGGCATGGTGCTCGTACTGGAGCCGGTGGTCTGGGAGGACGGTACCGGTGGATATCGAAGCGAGGAGATTGTGGTCATCACCGAGGACGGCTTCACACCGATCACCGACTACCCCTACGCGCCGTACGGCGATGAGCTGATCGGTCTTTCACGATGA
- a CDS encoding mycofactocin-coupled SDR family oxidoreductase: MGRLEGKVAFITGAARGQGRAHAVRMAQEGADIIAIDICKQIDSVLIPLANPEDLAETADLVKGLNRRIYTAEVDTRDYDAMKAAVDAGVEELGRLDIIVANAGIGNGGQTLDKTSEGDWDDMIAVNLSGVWKTVKAGVPHILEGGRGGSIILTSSVGGLKAYPHTGHYVAAKHGVVGLMRTFAVELGAQNIRVNSVHPTNVNTPLFMNEPTMKLFRPDLENPGPEDMKVIGQLMHTLPIGWVEPEDIANAVLFLASDEARFITGVTLPVDGGSCLK, from the coding sequence ATGGGCCGGCTAGAGGGCAAGGTCGCGTTCATCACGGGCGCGGCGCGCGGGCAGGGTCGCGCACACGCGGTTCGCATGGCGCAAGAGGGCGCCGACATCATCGCCATCGACATCTGCAAGCAGATCGACAGCGTGCTGATCCCGCTGGCCAATCCCGAGGATCTCGCCGAGACCGCCGATCTGGTCAAGGGTCTGAACCGGCGCATCTACACCGCGGAGGTCGACACACGCGACTACGACGCGATGAAGGCCGCCGTCGACGCCGGTGTCGAGGAACTCGGCAGGCTCGACATCATCGTCGCCAACGCCGGCATCGGCAACGGTGGTCAGACGCTGGACAAGACCAGCGAGGGCGACTGGGACGACATGATCGCCGTCAACCTGTCCGGCGTGTGGAAGACCGTCAAGGCGGGCGTCCCCCATATCCTCGAGGGTGGCCGCGGCGGGTCAATCATCCTGACCAGCTCGGTCGGCGGACTCAAGGCCTACCCCCACACCGGGCACTACGTCGCCGCCAAGCACGGCGTCGTCGGGCTCATGCGCACGTTCGCCGTAGAGCTTGGCGCGCAGAACATTCGGGTCAACTCGGTACACCCCACCAACGTCAACACCCCGCTGTTCATGAACGAGCCCACGATGAAACTGTTCCGACCCGACCTGGAGAACCCGGGCCCCGAGGACATGAAGGTCATCGGTCAGCTGATGCACACGCTGCCCATCGGCTGGGTGGAGCCCGAGGACATCGCCAACGCGGTGCTGTTCCTGGCCTCCGACGAGGCACGCTTCATCACCGGTGTCACGCTGCCCGTCGACGGTGGCAGCTGCCTGAAGTAG